The stretch of DNA tgaaagtttaggggtctaagtgaaatttaaagaaagtttaagggtcaaaatgaaatttaggaaaagtttaggggtcaaaatgcaatttttatttttaaattttttttttgaaaatttgaaaattaaacacaaattctagtcggacaaaaatttagtgcttacaacgtgtttaaaataaaacacataaaatagttgaatcATATATTActtgaaaagaaggaaaaaaaaagaaaaaacataacGACATGTTGATAAAATTTAGCATTCAACGTGtacatcttttgtcaatttggcttttatgattatttttagttaaatttaaccattccttttaaaaagagtcaaatcatttttttaacgaaaatgcttactaaaatattaattttttaataatgttgttgCGGTAACCTAAGTGTCAGCCACGTATATTTCATACTAACATGACACTATTGACTTATATGACAtgtgaataaataatttaaagattataaaaatattttaaaaaaagctcaaaattaatatatataaagttataaaagttcaaaaaaataaaaatagcatgGAGTACATATGGATTGCCATGCTACTATGTCTGAAGATTTAACGTTTTAGTCAATATTTCCTTTTAAAAATAgctatttgacttttttttgaaatgttgatggtcaaattcaactatttttaaaaaattgagggtcaaatttagctcaaaaataagaataatgaccaaattgacaaaagcTATAAGCGTTAAGGGAAAAATGTATCATTATgtcaaacataatttaaaacttgatATATGACATTTGAAAAGATTTGGCCCGTATTTGATAATTTAGGTAAAAAAGACCTCTTTGATCATTCTCAATTTCAATATTGAGCAAATTGGTCAATCTAAAAAATTagagcaatttaatccttgtaaatgtcaaaagtaaaatttttcatcaatcgtacatatttttattggtataataataaatttagctcacaACGTTGACACATTCTCtgcaataaataataattaataaatagcGAAAGAAATGAAAAAGCAAAAAAGAGCGTTGGTCTTCTAATAGGTGAAAATATATATAGGACCCTTTGGTTTTTCTTTAGACTTTCTCTTCCACCAatgtaaagaacaaaaaaaagttgGAATCTATTTGTTTTTCCATCGTCAAACAAGAAGATAAAAAGTAAAAGATGCATGGAAAggccaaaaaagaaaatatattttgaataaatgaatagaaatggaggAATCCTCGAAAAACAAACATTGGAACGTTCTTCAAAGGCATATTACCAAGTTTGTAAGCCAAAACCCTGCCCGCATTACCATGCACACACACAAATTGGATTATTTTAACATCTCATAGGATTACGATACTCACTcatgttatttaaaaaaagaaaagaaaagaaaagcagatTCATTTCTTAAAGAAGAACCCTATGCAATGCTTTGTTGAATGTGAATTACAGCGAGAAAggttaaactaaataaaaaaggaGAGTATATTAGCTGAAAGATGCGACACAGTAATTATTTCATGTTAGCTGCAGTTTTAAAAGTTGGTATAAGCTTTTAATTTGCGCATCCAATATATTAACAAAAGATAGCTGCTTCGGATACCATTAGGGATCATTCATATTTAAGGATGAGTTTTTTGGTACCATATTTAAATGCACAGACAAATGATTTGATTTGtatcttattaaaaatataactCGATGTCTAAGCGTTGGTTTGTTATCATACTTTGAATGATtgcaaagcaataagaaagaaaaaataagaacacacaggacagaggagaagaaaattcattaaTATCGAATTCAAATTATACAAAAAGAGTTTAGACTACATCTGTTTATAGGTTAAAACattttattctaatcaatgtcaaatagaagcAGCCTTATTCTAATCTATATGGATTCCACTTGTGCATACAACAAGAATTTATTTAATAGGAATTTGTGTTACATAACTCTAACTCTAACAACAAAAGTAGCTATCAACTCaaaaaactcaaatttttatttaatataaaaaaggtCTGAGTTTCATAAACATGAATTTTATCAACAATTCAAAATAGTTACCTTGATAATGTCATGCTGATAATACCATATGACATATCAAATAGTGTGATCTATCAAAATGATCACGGTATAATATCATATTAGCATGTAATTAGTATCTAAAAACAATTTCATTAATATTCGTGATTAAATCATTACTTTAtgatgaaaaaatataaaagccTTGGAGAATTTTAGTAGGTAATCTTGTAGTTGatattattaattcataatttaacacAAAAGTAATTACGAAAAAAAGTAGTGGTAAAAAAAagaatttagagaaattattagCATTTATTTAGTTATAAGGTGATATATTAGTATTCAAGAACTTTGTAGAAAATTCGTGCATcgataatatatcaaatattataaaaatatacgaaaaaaatagaaaagtatTTACCGCCCTTTACATAGTAAATTAGAGATTTTAGCATTGTTGTATAGATTTCTCATCTAATAAGTTAGACAAATTTTATCAGAACAACTGAGATATTTCATGTTTGCTCTGGTGTTGCTACTTTTGCAGTTTTGACTAATTTGCAGGCAATATCTCAATAAATCTGCTCAATAGTGTTCCTCtttaagaattaaaaagaaaGTACATAAAAAGAGAATTGTGCCATGTGGGTTTCAAGCGCTCAAGGCATGGGTCAAACTAGTTAAAGGGATGggtatataattataaaaaaagtagGAGCATTTTGAGTGTCTTGTTGGAGCTCTATCTCACTTTAAATTGCCATACCTTATTTCATTTTTTGGTCTATCTGCTAAGATGTAATTTGGCATAGCTAAACTCAAactaaataatgttaagttatgtcataaaaaattcaattataagTTAAAGAACCTTTTCAAATAGACTTTGGAGTTCTCCTAtccataattttctttttaattttttgcacTAAATGTTCAacacaaaagacatgaaattaacCCAATGTTTTCCACACGTGTCCTGATAATTAAAGGTTGCTCCCATGGTAGATTACCAAAAGGAGTTATTTAGTGGTAATGTATGGAGCTATATTTGTATTAATAATATATAGGAATGATGGGTGGTGAAACATCAATGTgattaaaagaaagaaatgagatTGTAACGGTTTGATTAAGTCACGTAAAAAATTAGATAATTGTATTAGTAATTTAGAATTTGTTAAATTAGTTACTGAATATGTCCAAAAGGTAAACTCATGTTTCTTAGTCCAAATCCTGCATGACATGATTAGTGGTGAGCGCTCGATCGAATTGAGTCGAGTTGAATTGGGtgaaaaatttcgagttaatcaagttgtCGAGTCTCATTTTATTATCCTaatctaaattgattttttttttaaaatcgagttgagtaaaatgaaattcaagtcgagtcgaatcgagtaaaattgtttgagttatattaaaaattaaacatgtcaaattaaaatcttattataatataattaatttcatgttaaagtatataaatttgaaaccatatatatttgaaaactctttcaaagaaaaataagattaaaaaaataggataatttagtatgataaacttgaataattaatttacttatttaggtcccaaaattattgttttatattttttaatattttaacttttttatataatcttgagaaatttttggaatttcaatatatatttaattttttttatatttttaaaaatatataaaatttgaaatttttataaatattttgaatttttttgtaatttttgttgagagagagatcggtttgctcattttcaaaattggcaGGGACCGAATGTGTATTTATTCTAAtatgttatttgagttattcaaattattctagTTATTGGAATTGTAAAATTTAGCTCAACTCAAAATCGAAACTCGAATTACTAATTCAAGTTTActcgaaaaaaataaataacttgattcgattaactcaaaataaaaaaaatctatttttttatcgaattaaatTTTACTCATCTCTAAACATAATAACGATGAAATGGTATTTCGTTTTCGCTTTTTCATTTCAGCCGTTCCATTATATAGATGCATAGCTGAAAGatatttttcccttttccttttcctttttcttttccttttccttttttttaaaccTTTAGCTAAGTAGTTTACAGAGTTTAATAGAGGTAATTGCAGCAGTTGCAGCAATATCTAATTTTGAGAAGAATATACCTGGACAGGTAGGGTTCTTTCCATGTTGACAATGAAATGAACTGTATGACATGATGGGCAATTAGCCTTGTTTAAAAACATTTGGACATTTACTGCTTTACCTATATGCAGATAAACAAAGCTATACTAAGTAAAACGCCTCCTCTCCCTCTGATTCACCTCCACTGAGACAAGAGATCCGATGTTTAAGGTGGAATCAATTTGTAAatccaaattttaatttatgttgaaCAATAGATACTTTGAAGACTTTTTTTTGAAGGAGCTGACCTACCCAAAGTAGCATCATATACCCTACCCCATAATTGACATGTATAAAATAGGTGAGGGGTTTAAATCCAACTAAGGTTGAGATGCTCATGTTGCCTCTTGGTGGGTGGTCGTACATCCACATAGGGTCGAAGCGTTCCTCTTTATAAATCATACACGATTTTCGAGAATTGGGAGACAAGACCTTCCTGTAAGACAATACTTTCTATTATTGAGGAATCAAATCACCATTTCCAAAGATGATACTTCGAAGACTCCTCCTGAAAAAGATCCctcaacaatttaattaatataaatagatgtaatattTAACAAAGTTAAAAtctttataatatattatcatgATTTGGTGAAGGTCAAAAGCCTATAAAAGTTAAGAGAATGTGTGAATGTCGAATTTAATGTCGAATTTGGGCATTCACCAAATAATCTTATCTGATCACTTCCCTTTTAAAGTAAGAGAGATAAGTGTGTATCAGCAAAGTTGAGGATTTCCAAAGTATTCAGACACCATCTTTTGAGAAAGGAACAAAAGAAAAAACTGTTAAAACTGTGTGTGTGCCTCTCTCTCCATGCTGCTTGTTTTATCATCACAGCATCTTGTCATTTAAACGATGTGCATAGATATAGCGGGCCACTGAGCTTTTTTCTAAAATCAATTTGATGGAGTTCGATCTTGAAAACCCATTAACAAACTTCGATGACTTCCATGTTTCTAGTTCTGTTCCCACTTTTATCCCTTCCTTCTTCCTTGTTGAATCTGATCATATGCCCACTGAGACTTACATTAAGACCCTCGAAGCTAGTGATCTTGCTACTAGTATTAGACGAGAAGCTATCTGTTCAATCTCGCAGGTATGGTACCAAGGAACTTAAGTTATTAATGGCGTTCATgcttatgcatatacctgctgaATTTGGTTGTGTTTTTTGGTTTCAGTTTTCACGCAAATTCAGTTCTTTTTTGTCGTATCTTGCTGTCAATTATCTCGACCGTTTCTTATCAAGCCAAGGGTTACCGGTAAGGAAACCTTATATCCATTTAGTTACCAACATTTCTGCAATTGATATAGTACTCTAAAACGGGGTAAAAGAACACTATGAGAATATTTTTGGATTGTATTACGTAACTTCTACTCAAAAGTTGAAGTAAATTAAtcttagatcaaagagtaaactgaTATTCTCCtaaaatttatctatttctattattaaaaatcgGTTTTTGTATACCCATTTGAGATGAACACAACACATCATATGtcattattttagttattttatcaaacatgtcaatttttaatagaaagaatcTACTAATGCTGTACCTTTATGCTACTTTTACTCCATAACTGACAAAAGATATGATATTGCAGCAACCTGAGACATGGGTTCTAAGACTTGTTGCAATCTCTTGTGTCTCTTTAGCTGCCAAGATGAACAAATTAGAGTTTGAACTTACCCATTTTCAGGTAAAATTctatattatatcatgtttatcaagatgtataaattgtttttatgatcaaattaatcttttctctttttttttgtgtgtgtgtgtgtgtggaatATAATGTGTAGGGCGATGGAGGTTACATGTTTGAGGCACAAACAATAAAGCGAATGGAATACGTAATATTGGGAGCCTTAAAATGGAGAATGCGTTCGATTACTCCTTTCTCGTTCAtatccttttttatttcattgttcAAGCTCAAAGATCCTCCATTAATGGACGTCCTCAAAGCTCGAGCTGTTGAAATAATTTTGGAAGCCCAAAATGGTAGGTCTACTTCAGTGAAATGCATTTACCTCTAGTACTGTACTTCAAATTtcccataaattttgattttataacaGATATAAAGCTTTTAGAGTTCAAGCCATCAATAATTGCTGCAACTGCACTTGTCTGTGCTTCCCATGAACTTTTTCCCTCGCAATTCCCCAGCTTTAGAAAAGCAATTTCCTACTGTCCATACGTAAATAAGGTAAACCCCATCCCATTATCTTAGTTGGTACAAAATTTAAACCTACCAACAAAGATTTTAAATTAGAAGATTGAACTATAATAAAAAACCTCATAATTTGGGTGCAGGAAAACATGTTAAACTGCTACAATTCGATAATCGATATGGGTTGGAGGTCTAACAAGGCCGAAGATATGGTTTCTCAGCAATTTTCAAGTTCAGAAAGAGACATGTTGAAGAGAAGAAAAACCAATGATTATGGGAAGAAGCACACGGTCCACCTCTCTCAGGTCCAACACTGTTGATGATAGTGGGTGAGAGGTTTGAATCAATGGGCTGTTTTGAGAGTGAGCCTAGCTACCTCTTTACCTTCAAATAAGAAATGAGATGAAAACCAAAGAGAATTTTGTTTGCTTTGAttattttcctttcctttctatTTGGTACCAAATAAAAACGAGGACAAAATTGACACTTCGAATTATATGGTTGgatttttgttcatctttttagAGTTTCTAGCAGAAGAATAATGGTGATGGGTCGTAATTACCGGGGCAAAACGAGAAAGCCGAAAAAATAAAACTTGAAATCCATCCATTATCGGGGTTGCTTGAAATTAAATCCAAACTTTTATGTCTAGAGCATACTCTTTTTGTCACTAGGTCAAGAAGTTGTTgacatgatttttatttaaaaattctctGTTTTGAGagtgctttttttttaatttatcttttttcttAAGAGGATTGTTGAgagtgcttttttttttaatttatcttttttcttAAGAGGATTGTTAGTAGGGAATAATATTTTATtgtctaaaaaattttaataaattataattattgatCAAATAGTTgtgttaaaaaatatatgaaaagttaTCTTATAGAGATAACTTTGTGTAAAATTGTAAAACAACACAATTCTCCGAAAATATGTATCATTAAAAGATATATTTCTATGATAGGATATTTTATTCTGTAAATGATTTTTCTATTAATCATTTTTATTGTTCTGCTTAGAATATTAAAGGTTTCGTTGTATCTTGAAAGCAAATTAAAGTTCTATACACCTCAAACCATCTTATTTTactaatgttattttattttcttgcttcaatctttattatttatttttttaacagtaTTTGGTAAATTTATTGATAATGACCAAAATACAGCTTGAGTTGTAAAGCTTAAAAACGGCTTTAATGAAGTCCATGGTTATAACTTCCCAACTCTGATGTTGTATAGGTATTGGATTTAGCTTCCCTAGGTAAAAAATAAATGTTCAAATTTATTCCTTTGGCATGTATCACATTGCTAAATAAATTCTTGCACTTGTTTCGACATGTTATGTAACACCCTCATACCCGATCCGATTGCCGAGTCAAGGCAtcaggatgtcacattcgttgccgaAGCAACTACTGAAAATTTCAAATCATGTTACcttattatgtaacaccccagatTTTGGGGTtagaaattttgagttttgtggttAGGGGCAGTGAGAAGGTTGCGCTATTGTGTTTAGTTGCGCGTTTAAGTggtagaatgagcttgctggtttggTGGTTGAGTGAGGGCTAATGTACCTATGGGTTTTTGGGTTCGAGTCCATGTGTGTGTGTTTTGCAGaagtatttttattttgtgaATTGTAAGTTTGATTTTGGTGGAATGCGACAATCTATGTGCCTTTTGGAAATTGGTTGTCGATGTTCGATAATACTGTTGAATGGCATGGAAATCTATATATTTGGTGTGTTTCTAAATCCCATCAATCGAGGGTCGATTTAGTGACCGAAAAGCTCGACTTCCAAGCTGATTGGGGGTGGTTTTGTGATCATACCGGTGGCCACACGGGCAGTTCACACGATCGTGTACAGTTAGGAATTAGGGTTCCGGGCAAGttttggtgccacacggcctggccacatggtcgtgtggctgatttggggaaattagacgattttcacacggccgtgtctcccgGCACATGAGCGTGTATGATTGGGAATTTAGGGATTTAGCAATTTggtgtcacacggcctggccacacagtcgTTGGCTAATTTGGCGATTTAGGGATCCCACACAGACGTGTGAGACTCTCATAGGGCCGTGTTTTCCCTGCACTCTATTTCAGCACAAATGgacagaaagttacacggccatgtccctagcTCACACGGGCGTTTTGACCCCCCACTCGACCTAGGCATTTTCACATGGCCagagcacacgaccgtgtggccctaAGTCACTTATTTTGGTTCTGTGTATGTTTTGATCTGAAATCGTTTCTGTATGTGCTTCAACGCTTGGCTAGGCTTTAGTGAGGTAAATAAGACTTTGTTACGGGCTTTAGCTTATGTGTTTTTTGTGACTATTGTGTGTGAGATGTCTGATTCTGAACCCGGTTAGCTGGGTGTGTGTGCATGTCTGTTCTGTTTAACTGTCTATCGATGTGTTCATTGTTTCTGTGAAATTGTATGCATACATACACTTGCATAAAGTAAATTTTTgggttggttgtgaagagaaggggACTGATTCTGATCTGATATGGCAGTTCTACTGTAACTTATTTGTACAGCAATTTACTGCACTGTACCACATGTACGTCAGCTTTGCTATGTACTATTATTTGATCTG from Gossypium hirsutum isolate 1008001.06 chromosome D04, Gossypium_hirsutum_v2.1, whole genome shotgun sequence encodes:
- the LOC107898930 gene encoding putative cyclin-D6-1 — translated: MEFDLENPLTNFDDFHVSSSVPTFIPSFFLVESDHMPTETYIKTLEASDLATSIRREAICSISQFSRKFSSFLSYLAVNYLDRFLSSQGLPQPETWVLRLVAISCVSLAAKMNKLEFELTHFQGDGGYMFEAQTIKRMEYVILGALKWRMRSITPFSFISFFISLFKLKDPPLMDVLKARAVEIILEAQNDIKLLEFKPSIIAATALVCASHELFPSQFPSFRKAISYCPYVNKENMLNCYNSIIDMGWRSNKAEDMVSQQFSSSERDMLKRRKTNDYGKKHTVHLSQVQHC